The Sporosarcina ureae genome includes a region encoding these proteins:
- a CDS encoding methylmalonyl-CoA mutase family protein gives MPIHNMKTFTFTAPNFTEWKEAAVVSLKGKSFDSLYTKTIEGIELNPLYTKEDLDQLEVSRVTKPAFGWTIAQPVSATNGEQFVEQMKESLARGNEAIAYNGLKPLVWAEQDIKQVAELMTRYPILFTEVQSDDPILKAFTYIEEAKRKDVTGICISAASVIPEGFPGVRTKGADLWTAHHEGADAVTELALALSLAAELAEETASFEEFTNNFYARFAADTHFFMEIAKFRAFRVLWKLFNEAYGVENAKQVPLLGITSLRSYSKLDPYVNLLRGGNSAFSAILGGADWLTVLPHDVLTGTSPSSNRYARNIQLILKEETHIDQVLDPAGGSYFIESLTTELIRKSWAKFLEIEENGGYQAFLQSGELSKLYAQRQKEMATGKKTLIGTNVYAELTDVNYANESTVTVSKRLSEPFEHIRSKPKEELPKTVLLNFGALKDYKPRADFVSGFLAVGGIEATWSPSFESNDQALSWIDEQQPEYAVICASAADTEEAVTHFLASYKGNCPIDTAGKYPSETADQWLANGLNGFIYAGQDKIEKLNAIITQTKGGRSVE, from the coding sequence ATGCCTATACATAACATGAAAACATTTACATTCACAGCCCCCAACTTCACTGAATGGAAAGAAGCGGCTGTCGTATCACTTAAAGGAAAATCATTTGATTCGTTGTATACAAAAACGATTGAGGGTATTGAACTCAATCCGCTTTATACTAAAGAAGACTTGGACCAATTGGAGGTTTCACGCGTAACGAAACCTGCGTTCGGCTGGACGATCGCACAACCTGTTAGTGCAACAAATGGGGAACAGTTTGTCGAGCAGATGAAAGAATCGTTAGCGCGGGGCAATGAAGCAATCGCTTACAATGGGCTGAAGCCTTTAGTTTGGGCGGAACAAGACATCAAGCAAGTAGCTGAACTGATGACACGCTATCCAATTTTATTCACTGAAGTGCAAAGCGATGATCCGATATTGAAAGCCTTTACTTATATAGAAGAGGCAAAGCGTAAAGACGTGACAGGAATTTGCATCAGTGCGGCTTCGGTCATACCTGAAGGGTTCCCAGGAGTCCGCACAAAAGGTGCCGATTTATGGACAGCGCATCATGAAGGGGCGGACGCGGTAACTGAACTCGCGCTAGCACTTTCACTTGCAGCTGAACTTGCGGAAGAAACCGCTTCATTTGAAGAATTTACAAACAACTTCTATGCACGATTTGCTGCTGACACACATTTCTTTATGGAAATTGCAAAGTTCCGTGCGTTCCGCGTGTTGTGGAAGCTATTCAATGAAGCATATGGCGTAGAGAACGCAAAGCAAGTGCCTTTGCTAGGGATTACCTCATTGCGTTCATATTCGAAACTCGATCCGTATGTAAACTTATTACGTGGCGGCAACTCGGCATTCTCTGCCATTTTAGGTGGAGCGGATTGGCTGACGGTATTACCACATGATGTATTGACGGGAACGTCACCAAGTTCGAATCGTTATGCTCGAAATATTCAATTGATTCTGAAGGAAGAAACGCATATCGATCAAGTACTTGATCCTGCAGGTGGTTCATACTTCATCGAATCGTTGACTACTGAATTAATTCGTAAATCTTGGGCGAAATTTCTTGAGATTGAAGAGAATGGCGGTTATCAAGCCTTCTTGCAGTCTGGTGAATTAAGCAAGCTGTATGCGCAGCGTCAGAAAGAAATGGCGACGGGCAAGAAAACGTTGATCGGCACGAATGTGTATGCGGAATTGACGGACGTAAATTATGCAAATGAATCAACCGTGACGGTGTCGAAACGATTGTCTGAGCCGTTTGAACATATTCGTTCTAAGCCGAAAGAGGAGCTACCGAAAACTGTATTACTCAACTTTGGTGCGTTGAAAGACTATAAACCACGTGCAGATTTTGTTAGTGGATTCTTGGCAGTTGGTGGAATTGAAGCAACGTGGAGTCCTTCTTTTGAGTCAAACGATCAAGCGCTCAGTTGGATCGACGAGCAACAGCCGGAGTATGCAGTAATTTGTGCATCTGCAGCTGATACTGAAGAAGCCGTAACTCATTTCCTTGCTTCGTATAAAGGAAATTGTCCAATCGATACAGCAGGTAAGTATCCGTCCGAAACGGCCGATCAGTGGCTTGCAAATGGACTGAATGGTTTCATTTATGCAGGTCAAGATAAAATCGAAAAACTGAATGCTATTATTACGCAAACTAAAGGAGGTCGTTCCGTTGAGTAA